A single region of the Bacteroides luhongzhouii genome encodes:
- a CDS encoding MobC family plasmid mobilization relaxosome protein, producing MTEIRHKSGGRPAKNRIDKQKRVVSTKLTELQYYAIKKRAGESGLPISEYVRQAVVSAEVIPRLNRQDADTIRKLAGEANNLNQLAHRANAGGFALVAVELVKLKNRIIEIINQLSDDWKNKKGKRI from the coding sequence ATGACAGAGATAAGACACAAGTCAGGAGGTCGCCCGGCAAAGAACCGGATAGACAAACAAAAACGGGTAGTCAGTACAAAGCTGACAGAGTTACAGTATTACGCTATCAAGAAGCGAGCCGGGGAATCCGGTCTGCCTATTAGCGAATACGTCCGGCAAGCGGTTGTTTCGGCAGAGGTAATACCCCGGCTGAACAGACAGGATGCAGACACTATCCGCAAATTGGCAGGAGAAGCCAACAACCTCAACCAGCTTGCACACCGTGCCAATGCAGGAGGGTTTGCGCTCGTGGCTGTGGAGCTTGTGAAACTGAAAAACAGGATTATTGAAATCATAAACCAGTTATCGGATGATTGGAAAAATAAAAAAGGGAAGCGGATTTAA
- a CDS encoding site-specific integrase, whose protein sequence is MERKRFSVLFFIKRSKLLKNGEAPVRVRVTYDRLYVELQLKRSIKVPLWSQDKEKSIGKDRNSVELNHYIDALRVKFYQIYQDLELEGKIISARAIVNRYQGKDETSKTLYNVFKEHNDNCRKLIGTDYADITVRRYDNCLKYLMELVKRDYKVDDMLLREVNGELVRKFDLYLKTEKHCAQNTVIRYMKCFKKVINLAIANEWLTKNPFAGIKFHEVEVNKEFLTQAEINKIWHKEFKIERLELVRDVFIFCVYTGLAFIDVYNLRSEHISEDSNGNLWIVKAREKTSNLCNIPLLSIPKQILEKYRDNPYCLDKGALLPVPCNQKMNSYLKEIADLCGIKKNLTTHTARHSFASVIALANNVSLPNVAKMLGHSSTRMTQHYAKVLDQTILRDMQAVEKHLSV, encoded by the coding sequence ATGGAAAGAAAAAGATTCAGTGTTTTGTTCTTTATCAAGAGAAGCAAACTGTTAAAAAACGGAGAAGCACCCGTGCGTGTGCGTGTCACTTATGACCGCTTATATGTGGAACTTCAACTAAAACGGAGTATCAAAGTCCCACTTTGGTCGCAAGATAAAGAGAAGTCAATAGGCAAAGACCGTAATTCCGTAGAACTAAACCACTATATTGACGCTTTGCGTGTAAAGTTCTACCAAATTTACCAAGATTTGGAACTGGAGGGAAAGATTATCTCTGCCCGTGCTATAGTAAACCGTTATCAGGGGAAAGACGAGACATCCAAGACATTATACAATGTATTCAAAGAGCATAACGATAACTGCCGGAAGCTAATCGGAACGGACTATGCCGACATCACTGTAAGACGCTACGATAATTGCCTTAAATATCTCATGGAACTGGTTAAACGGGATTACAAGGTAGATGATATGCTACTGCGTGAGGTAAACGGGGAACTGGTGCGCAAATTCGATTTATACCTAAAGACGGAGAAACATTGCGCACAAAATACCGTTATCCGGTACATGAAATGCTTCAAGAAAGTGATAAACCTTGCCATTGCCAACGAGTGGTTAACGAAAAATCCGTTTGCCGGAATCAAGTTTCACGAAGTCGAAGTAAACAAAGAGTTCCTCACCCAAGCCGAGATAAACAAGATTTGGCACAAAGAGTTCAAGATAGAACGATTGGAACTGGTGCGGGATGTCTTTATTTTCTGTGTGTACACCGGGTTGGCGTTCATAGATGTGTATAATTTGCGTTCTGAACATATTTCAGAGGATAGCAACGGTAATTTGTGGATAGTGAAAGCCCGTGAAAAAACAAGCAACCTTTGTAATATTCCGCTTTTGAGCATCCCTAAACAGATACTTGAAAAGTATAGGGATAACCCGTACTGCCTTGACAAAGGGGCTTTACTTCCTGTGCCTTGCAATCAGAAAATGAACAGTTACTTAAAAGAGATTGCCGACCTTTGCGGAATTAAAAAGAATCTGACCACGCACACAGCCCGGCATAGCTTCGCATCCGTCATTGCGCTGGCTAACAACGTGTCGCTGCCGAATGTGGCTAAAATGCTGGGGCATTCATCCACGCGAATGACACAACATTATGCGAAGGTATTAGACCAAACGATATTAAGAGATATGCAAGCCGTTGAAAAGCACCTTTCAGTATAA
- a CDS encoding RteC domain-containing protein — MCGLSKKKMPYLYLIDEAIGLLNNEIRLVEWRIKYPEQFKSHFNKQPFSPLYLADKTNLIDIMEIISGLFLSKRIVYKNGKPAFLSDLSKAFEWVFNIQLKDYHQKHEDVIKRKPGKLTEFLNGLADLIRNEHDKKGYR; from the coding sequence ATGTGCGGTTTGAGCAAGAAAAAAATGCCTTATTTGTATCTTATTGATGAAGCGATTGGGCTACTGAACAATGAAATACGCCTTGTGGAATGGCGTATCAAGTACCCGGAGCAATTCAAATCACACTTTAACAAACAACCTTTTTCCCCTCTTTATTTGGCAGACAAAACAAATCTGATTGATATAATGGAAATTATCAGCGGTTTATTCCTTTCCAAACGTATCGTCTATAAAAATGGAAAACCAGCTTTCTTGTCCGACTTGTCTAAAGCCTTTGAATGGGTGTTTAACATTCAACTGAAAGACTATCACCAAAAGCATGAGGACGTAATAAAGCGAAAGCCGGGCAAGCTGACCGAATTTCTTAATGGATTGGCTGACCTTATCCGAAACGAACATGATAAAAAAGGATATAGATAA
- a CDS encoding ISAon1 family transposase — MESTPESIRSIGAHYGVNGSNLSRQYKEIFSGYRQWKQLCHADGYVLYPQNIGPNLAIDESSLSCGELYTFVTNRDAHGGKGALVAAIRGTRAETVIAVLEKISSARRKTVREITLDLSSSMMLIARRSFPKAIVTNDRFHVHKLYYDAIDELRISLRWMARDIENEEIARCRREGIPYVPYRYANGDTRKQLLARAKYILTKHASKWTKSQQWRADIIFEFYPELKHAYDLAMDLTRIFNQKVDKDTARLNLARWYDKVEKMAGGQFRTVTETFRNHYDTILNYFVNRSTNAGAESFNAKVKAFRSQFRGVTDIPFFLFRLSKLCA; from the coding sequence ATTGAATCCACCCCTGAGAGCATACGCTCAATCGGTGCTCATTACGGTGTAAATGGCTCCAACCTATCGCGGCAGTATAAGGAGATTTTCAGTGGCTACAGGCAGTGGAAGCAGCTGTGTCACGCCGATGGGTACGTGCTATATCCGCAGAACATCGGTCCGAACCTGGCCATCGACGAGTCTTCGCTCAGCTGCGGCGAGCTCTATACCTTTGTCACCAACCGTGACGCTCACGGCGGGAAGGGCGCGCTTGTTGCGGCGATACGTGGTACCAGGGCTGAAACGGTCATTGCAGTTCTTGAGAAGATATCTTCTGCCAGACGAAAGACGGTAAGAGAGATAACGCTCGACCTTTCGTCATCCATGATGCTCATAGCCCGTCGGTCATTCCCCAAAGCCATCGTGACCAACGACCGTTTTCATGTCCATAAACTCTACTACGATGCCATAGACGAGCTGCGGATATCTCTGCGGTGGATGGCAAGGGATATTGAAAACGAAGAGATTGCACGCTGTCGCAGGGAGGGCATTCCGTATGTTCCTTACCGTTATGCCAACGGCGACACCCGGAAACAGCTCCTTGCACGTGCCAAATACATTCTGACAAAACATGCCTCCAAATGGACGAAGTCCCAGCAATGGAGAGCCGACATCATTTTTGAATTTTATCCCGAGCTGAAACACGCGTATGATCTTGCCATGGACCTCACCCGCATATTCAACCAAAAAGTTGATAAGGACACTGCCCGGCTGAATCTTGCCCGATGGTACGACAAAGTGGAGAAAATGGCCGGAGGCCAATTCCGCACTGTTACAGAAACATTCCGCAACCACTATGACACAATCCTGAATTACTTTGTCAACCGTTCCACCAATGCCGGCGCTGAATCTTTCAACGCAAAAGTCAAGGCATTCAGAAGTCAATTCCGAGGCGTTACTGATATCCCATTCTTTCTGTTCAGACTCTCCAAGCTATGCGCCTAA
- a CDS encoding helix-turn-helix domain-containing protein, whose product MDLITKDSDATLVLFSSLDRVLENVENMVTNYRPVLNGEHYLTGEEVCKKLCISKRTLQDYRDTGMLGYVQLPGKIIYRESDIMELLDRHSRSPGLK is encoded by the coding sequence ATGGATTTGATTACGAAAGATTCCGATGCCACGCTGGTATTGTTTTCATCCCTTGACAGGGTGCTGGAAAATGTGGAAAACATGGTAACGAACTATCGCCCGGTGTTGAACGGCGAACACTACCTGACGGGTGAGGAAGTCTGCAAAAAGCTGTGTATCAGCAAACGTACTTTGCAGGATTACAGGGATACGGGGATGCTGGGATATGTACAGCTTCCGGGAAAGATAATCTACCGGGAAAGTGACATCATGGAATTGTTGGATAGACATTCCCGAAGTCCAGGTTTAAAATAG
- a CDS encoding toprim domain-containing protein, which translates to MTYKEANDISIKDYLESLGILPVVDKFYYGMYHSPFRQDDTPSFKVDYGVNLWCDFGTGEGGSLIDLVMKQYGCNAYGAICRLEQGNGKSFSFQGKELSERNPTDERKRPGNPVEIRKIQPLQNPALIDYLKSRNIPPEMAAHHVQEMYYRIGDKSYFALAFKNDAGGYELRNSRFKGSTSPKDITHIRQPGKSNDTCFVFEGVMDYLSFIAIRQKTNPVYPCLDWQDYVILNSTANVDKALYPLADYEKIHCLLDNDEAGRKAVEAIQKEYSWHVRDSSYLYSECKDLNDYLCGKKFSQQTDRMQQVAKQSQPEKQTQPVKHQQPEEKNRQSPGEKRKRGRRL; encoded by the coding sequence ATGACTTATAAGGAAGCTAACGACATAAGTATCAAGGATTATTTGGAATCACTCGGCATTCTGCCCGTAGTGGACAAGTTTTATTACGGCATGTACCACAGCCCGTTCCGTCAGGATGATACGCCCAGTTTCAAGGTCGATTACGGCGTGAACCTATGGTGTGACTTTGGAACAGGCGAGGGCGGTTCGCTCATCGACCTTGTGATGAAGCAATACGGCTGCAACGCTTACGGGGCTATCTGCCGGCTGGAACAGGGAAACGGCAAATCTTTTTCTTTTCAAGGGAAAGAACTTTCGGAAAGAAATCCAACAGATGAAAGGAAGCGACCCGGCAACCCGGTAGAAATCCGCAAAATCCAGCCGTTGCAGAACCCGGCACTCATAGATTATTTGAAAAGCCGGAATATTCCCCCTGAAATGGCAGCGCACCATGTGCAGGAAATGTATTACCGTATCGGTGACAAATCCTATTTTGCGCTTGCTTTCAAGAACGATGCCGGAGGGTATGAGCTTCGCAATTCCCGTTTCAAGGGCAGCACATCCCCCAAAGACATTACCCACATACGACAGCCGGGGAAATCGAATGATACCTGTTTCGTATTCGAGGGAGTTATGGACTATCTTTCTTTTATAGCCATCCGGCAGAAGACCAACCCTGTCTATCCCTGTCTTGACTGGCAGGATTATGTTATTCTGAACTCGACCGCCAACGTGGATAAAGCTCTATACCCTTTAGCCGACTACGAGAAAATACATTGTCTTTTGGATAATGACGAAGCAGGACGCAAAGCCGTAGAAGCCATACAAAAGGAATACAGTTGGCATGTGCGTGATTCATCCTATCTGTATAGTGAATGCAAGGACTTGAACGATTACCTGTGCGGGAAGAAGTTCAGCCAGCAAACGGATAGGATGCAACAGGTAGCCAAACAATCACAACCGGAGAAGCAAACACAGCCAGTCAAGCATCAACAGCCGGAAGAGAAAAACAGACAATCTCCCGGTGAAAAAAGAAAAAGGGGCAGGCGATTGTAA
- a CDS encoding HAD family hydrolase has translation MIKLVAFDLDGTIGDTIPMCLKALKKAVTPYVTLNDVSENDILETFGLNEKGMIKKLVGYNGENALDDFYVIYEQMHIMCPRPFDGITELIEKLKKKSILIALVTGKGEKSCAITLRQFNMDTCFDKVKTGNPFKNNKAENFRELLADYKLQPDEMIYIGDTVSDIVSCREVGIRCLSASWVTSCLDAQKLEAHNAGNVFYSIASLECYLMG, from the coding sequence ATGATTAAATTAGTAGCCTTTGATTTAGACGGTACAATCGGAGATACAATTCCCATGTGCCTCAAAGCCTTAAAAAAGGCAGTAACTCCCTATGTTACTCTTAATGATGTATCCGAAAATGATATTTTAGAAACTTTTGGGTTAAATGAAAAAGGGATGATAAAAAAACTTGTTGGTTATAATGGGGAAAATGCTTTGGATGACTTCTACGTGATATACGAACAAATGCATATAATGTGCCCTCGTCCTTTTGACGGTATAACAGAACTGATTGAGAAGTTAAAAAAGAAATCTATTCTTATTGCTTTGGTTACAGGAAAAGGAGAAAAGAGCTGTGCGATAACATTACGTCAATTTAATATGGACACGTGTTTTGATAAAGTAAAAACTGGAAATCCTTTCAAAAATAATAAAGCAGAGAATTTTAGGGAACTGCTCGCAGATTATAAATTACAACCGGATGAAATGATATATATAGGTGATACAGTTTCAGATATTGTGTCTTGTAGGGAAGTTGGAATACGATGTTTATCTGCTTCATGGGTAACTTCTTGCTTAGATGCACAAAAATTAGAAGCTCACAATGCTGGGAATGTTTTTTATTCAATAGCTTCACTTGAATGCTATTTAATGGGATGA
- a CDS encoding VapE domain-containing protein — MKKKRDNEAERIEGKLSKNERIERQLNVLYDFRFNTVKSRTEYRAANTSGLYQPVTKFALNSFRRRLDVTAGVSTSADNIRMILESDFAEKVHPIREYFTALPLLNPAKDGYIKRLLDTVQVANPDKWEEYFTKWLVGVVANAMNDTGCQNHTCLVLTGDRQGQFKTWWLDNLCPPPLKNYLFTGKIDPQGKDILTLIAEYLFINIDDQLKELNKQNENTLKNLITTPAVKYRRPYDIYIEEYPHLASFMASVNGNEFLTDPTGSRRFLPFEVLHIDKPTVESICMDNVYSEIMYLYRQGVRYWFNDAEIEKLHLTNAAFEVQTIEFEMLMQYFEKPSDEEESLFFMTTAQILTRLREVCPMQLSEKRLGEALRKAGFKRVQKRIHSSNYSVYGYRIKHVLVPYTDNDYG; from the coding sequence ATGAAAAAGAAAAGAGATAACGAAGCGGAGCGCATTGAGGGCAAACTATCCAAAAACGAGCGTATCGAAAGGCAGCTTAACGTCCTGTATGACTTCCGGTTTAATACCGTGAAAAGCCGGACGGAATACCGGGCAGCAAATACCTCCGGCTTGTACCAGCCTGTTACGAAGTTCGCTTTGAACTCGTTCAGGCGCAGGCTGGATGTTACCGCAGGCGTTTCCACCTCTGCCGACAACATCCGTATGATACTGGAAAGTGATTTTGCCGAGAAAGTGCATCCTATACGGGAATATTTCACTGCCCTGCCCTTACTGAATCCCGCCAAAGATGGATATATCAAAAGACTGCTCGATACGGTACAGGTAGCCAATCCCGATAAATGGGAAGAATATTTCACGAAATGGCTTGTCGGCGTGGTAGCCAATGCGATGAACGACACAGGATGTCAAAACCATACCTGTTTAGTCCTGACCGGTGACAGACAGGGACAGTTCAAAACATGGTGGCTGGATAACCTTTGCCCGCCCCCGTTAAAGAACTACCTCTTTACAGGTAAGATAGACCCGCAAGGCAAGGACATCCTCACACTGATAGCCGAATACCTGTTTATCAACATTGACGACCAGCTAAAGGAACTCAACAAGCAGAATGAAAATACCTTAAAGAACTTGATTACCACCCCGGCAGTCAAGTACCGCAGACCATATGATATTTACATAGAGGAATACCCGCACTTAGCCAGTTTCATGGCTTCGGTGAATGGCAACGAGTTTTTGACCGACCCGACAGGCAGCAGGCGTTTTTTGCCGTTTGAAGTCCTGCACATCGACAAGCCGACAGTGGAAAGCATCTGCATGGATAACGTCTATTCGGAAATCATGTACCTGTACCGGCAGGGTGTGCGTTACTGGTTCAATGATGCGGAGATTGAAAAACTGCATCTAACGAATGCAGCGTTTGAGGTGCAGACAATTGAGTTTGAGATGCTGATGCAGTATTTTGAGAAGCCAAGCGATGAAGAAGAAAGCCTTTTCTTTATGACAACGGCGCAAATCCTCACCCGTTTGCGGGAAGTATGCCCTATGCAGTTATCAGAAAAACGGTTAGGCGAAGCATTGCGTAAAGCCGGATTCAAACGGGTACAAAAACGCATTCATAGCAGCAATTATTCGGTATATGGGTACAGGATAAAGCATGTTTTAGTACCCTACACTGATAACGATTATGGTTAA
- a CDS encoding sugar O-acetyltransferase, with translation MKTEMEKCLAGEWYDCHDPFFMDLKSKAHHLLMKYNSLPYDQKTEKYALLKEMFGSIGANVSVGHSFICDYGCNIHIGDNVTVNTGCTFVDCNKITIGNNVLVAPNVQIYTATHPVEFNERLVLTETPDGCKYVRRTFALPVMIEDGCWIGGGVIILPGVTIGQKCVIGAGSVVTKDIPANSLAVGNPCRVIRKINQM, from the coding sequence ATGAAAACTGAAATGGAAAAATGTTTGGCTGGTGAATGGTATGATTGCCACGACCCATTTTTTATGGATTTGAAAAGTAAAGCTCATCACTTGTTGATGAAATACAATTCTTTGCCGTATGACCAAAAGACTGAAAAATATGCCTTACTAAAGGAAATGTTTGGAAGCATAGGTGCAAATGTTTCTGTCGGTCATTCGTTTATATGTGATTATGGATGCAATATACATATCGGTGATAATGTCACTGTAAATACCGGTTGTACATTTGTCGATTGCAATAAGATTACCATAGGGAACAATGTACTGGTAGCACCTAATGTGCAAATCTATACGGCAACTCACCCAGTAGAGTTTAATGAACGGCTTGTATTGACAGAAACCCCGGATGGCTGTAAATATGTCCGTCGAACTTTTGCCCTCCCTGTCATGATAGAGGATGGCTGCTGGATTGGCGGTGGAGTAATTATTTTACCGGGAGTGACAATAGGGCAAAAATGTGTGATTGGTGCAGGAAGTGTTGTAACCAAAGATATTCCGGCAAATAGCTTGGCGGTAGGAAATCCTTGCCGGGTGATACGGAAAATCAATCAAATGTAA
- a CDS encoding helix-turn-helix domain-containing protein, whose product MNNPFEEIFKRLENIEKMISPVVGTQPNEQVEKEPVLVKISVASSITGYSVNYLYHLAASGAIPCVKRGRSLRFDMDELKRWIQQQYVPASNRLSDEKEKR is encoded by the coding sequence ATGAACAATCCATTCGAAGAAATTTTCAAGCGGCTGGAAAACATCGAAAAGATGATTTCTCCCGTAGTCGGCACACAGCCCAACGAACAGGTCGAAAAAGAGCCTGTGTTAGTCAAAATATCTGTTGCCAGCAGCATAACCGGATATTCCGTTAATTACCTCTACCATTTAGCTGCCAGCGGAGCGATACCATGTGTCAAGCGTGGACGTTCCTTGCGTTTTGATATGGACGAGTTGAAAAGGTGGATACAACAGCAATATGTTCCGGCTTCTAACAGGCTTTCCGATGAAAAAGAAAAGAGATAA
- a CDS encoding ISAon1 family transposase N-terminal region protein, with protein MKQWQILKTIFPEIITANFEFVNYEETYERLDYWLDERGYMSREDYKKGTVREYGFTEERVIQDFPIRGKAVYLHVRRRKWRDMEDGSIFTYDYDLTEEGSRLTPEFVAFLKEED; from the coding sequence ATGAAACAATGGCAGATATTAAAAACAATCTTTCCGGAGATTATCACGGCCAACTTTGAGTTTGTCAACTACGAGGAAACGTACGAACGGCTGGATTACTGGCTTGACGAGCGTGGTTATATGTCTCGCGAAGATTACAAGAAGGGTACTGTCCGCGAATATGGCTTTACCGAAGAACGTGTGATACAGGATTTTCCGATTCGCGGGAAGGCGGTATACTTGCATGTGCGACGGCGTAAGTGGCGCGACATGGAAGACGGGAGTATCTTTACCTATGACTACGATCTGACGGAAGAAGGCAGCCGCCTGACCCCTGAGTTCGTTGCTTTTTTAAAAGAGGAGGATTGA
- a CDS encoding helix-turn-helix domain-containing protein codes for MYIENYDFKEWMQKLFDKLDELCKDVRVLRNAGKVMPEDDNLLDNQDLCLLFKVSIRTLQRLRSKNELPYMLISGKVYYRASDVRKFIKERFNAVMLRNFEKQFGEKK; via the coding sequence ATGTATATAGAAAACTACGATTTCAAAGAATGGATGCAAAAGCTATTTGATAAATTGGATGAGCTTTGCAAGGATGTACGGGTATTGCGTAATGCCGGTAAGGTGATGCCCGAAGATGATAACCTGCTGGATAATCAGGATTTATGCCTGTTATTCAAAGTGAGTATCAGAACATTGCAACGGCTGCGAAGCAAAAACGAGCTTCCCTATATGTTGATTAGTGGAAAAGTCTATTACCGGGCTTCGGATGTACGGAAGTTCATCAAGGAACGGTTTAATGCGGTCATGCTCCGTAACTTTGAAAAGCAGTTCGGGGAAAAGAAGTAA
- the thiL gene encoding thiamine-phosphate kinase: MRTEIASLGEFGLIDRLTEGIKLENESSKYGVGDDAAVLSYPSEKQVLVTTDLLMEGVHFDLTYVPLKHLGYKSAVVNFSDIYAMNGTPRQITVSLGLSKRFSVEDMDELYSGIRLACQQYNVDIVGGDTTSSLTGLAISITCIGDADKDKVVYRNGAKETDLICVSGDLGASYMGLQLLEREKVVLKGDKDIQPDFTGKEYLLERQLKPEARKDIIEKLAAANIVPTSMMDISDGLSSELMHICRQSNAGCRVYEEHIPIDYQTAVMAEEFNMNLTTCALNGGEDYELLFTVSIADHEKVSQMEGVRLIGHITKPELGCALITRDGQEFELKAQGWNPLKEDKQ; this comes from the coding sequence ATGAGAACTGAAATAGCATCTCTCGGTGAGTTTGGTCTGATTGACCGCCTCACCGAGGGAATCAAACTAGAAAATGAATCCAGTAAATATGGAGTAGGCGACGATGCCGCCGTTCTCTCCTATCCTTCAGAAAAGCAAGTATTGGTAACAACCGACCTGCTTATGGAAGGCGTACATTTTGACTTGACTTATGTTCCTTTGAAACATTTGGGATATAAATCAGCAGTAGTTAATTTCTCCGATATTTATGCCATGAACGGCACTCCCCGGCAGATTACGGTATCTCTTGGCCTTTCCAAGCGTTTCAGCGTAGAAGATATGGACGAGCTTTATTCCGGTATCCGCCTAGCCTGCCAACAATATAATGTCGACATTGTGGGAGGTGATACTACTTCCTCCCTTACAGGGCTTGCTATCAGCATCACTTGTATCGGCGATGCTGACAAGGATAAAGTGGTTTACCGCAATGGAGCAAAAGAAACTGACTTGATCTGCGTCAGCGGTGATCTGGGAGCATCCTATATGGGTTTACAACTATTGGAGCGCGAGAAAGTCGTACTAAAAGGAGATAAAGACATTCAACCGGATTTCACCGGCAAAGAATACTTGTTAGAACGCCAGTTAAAACCGGAAGCACGTAAGGATATCATAGAGAAACTAGCTGCCGCCAATATTGTCCCAACCTCTATGATGGATATTTCTGATGGTCTATCATCAGAATTGATGCATATCTGCCGACAAAGCAATGCCGGTTGCCGTGTGTACGAAGAACATATTCCGATCGATTATCAGACGGCTGTTATGGCTGAAGAGTTTAACATGAATCTGACGACTTGCGCCTTGAATGGCGGAGAAGATTATGAACTACTCTTTACCGTTTCTATCGCCGATCATGAGAAAGTATCACAAATGGAAGGAGTGCGCCTCATCGGGCATATCACCAAACCTGAACTTGGCTGTGCATTAATTACCCGTGACGGCCAGGAATTCGAACTAAAAGCACAGGGTTGGAATCCATTAAAGGAAGATAAACAATAG
- a CDS encoding relaxase/mobilization nuclease domain-containing protein: protein MIGKIKKGSGFKGCVNYVLGKEQAALLHAEGVLAESKQDIIRSFCMQTEMNPGLKKPVGHIALSYSAVDAPKLTDEKMIQLAQEYMREMKITDTQYIIVRHQDREHPHVHIVFNRIDNNGKTISDSNDMYRNEQVCKKLKEKHGLYFAKGKEQVKQHRLKEPDKTKYKIYTAVKNEIRKSRNWQQLQEQLTEKGISIQFKHKGQTDEIQGISFSKGEYTFKGSEIDRIFSFSKLDKYFRNARLTTAGSNKQTITPQTQEPAINKSDNSLLVGLDGLFSVSSSPVDETPDNPDLRKKKKKKKRQFKL from the coding sequence ATGATTGGAAAAATAAAAAAGGGAAGCGGATTTAAAGGCTGTGTGAACTATGTACTTGGCAAGGAACAGGCAGCTTTGCTTCATGCGGAGGGAGTATTAGCCGAAAGTAAGCAGGACATTATCCGTAGTTTCTGTATGCAAACAGAAATGAATCCCGGTTTGAAGAAGCCAGTCGGACATATTGCGCTAAGTTATTCGGCAGTGGATGCCCCAAAACTAACAGACGAGAAAATGATACAGTTGGCACAGGAGTACATGCGTGAAATGAAAATCACCGATACGCAATATATTATCGTGCGGCATCAAGACCGGGAGCATCCGCATGTGCATATCGTATTCAACCGGATAGATAATAACGGTAAAACCATTTCAGACAGCAACGATATGTACCGGAACGAGCAAGTTTGCAAAAAGCTGAAAGAAAAACACGGACTGTATTTTGCCAAAGGGAAAGAACAGGTGAAACAACATCGTCTAAAAGAGCCGGACAAAACGAAATATAAGATTTACACGGCTGTAAAGAATGAAATCAGAAAATCAAGGAACTGGCAGCAGTTACAGGAGCAGTTAACGGAAAAAGGAATCAGCATTCAGTTCAAACACAAAGGGCAGACGGATGAGATACAGGGTATTTCCTTTTCCAAAGGTGAATACACGTTCAAAGGCTCGGAGATTGACCGCATTTTCAGTTTTTCCAAATTGGATAAATATTTCAGGAATGCAAGGTTGACAACAGCCGGAAGCAACAAGCAAACGATTACCCCACAAACACAGGAACCAGCAATAAACAAAAGTGATAATTCGCTACTGGTAGGTTTAGACGGTTTGTTTTCCGTTTCCTCCTCTCCGGTTGATGAAACGCCTGACAATCCCGATTTGAGAAAGAAGAAGAAAAAAAAGAAACGACAATTTAAGTTATAA
- a CDS encoding helix-turn-helix domain-containing protein, whose translation MEIVTIEKKTFELWQQKFETFIRRMDALCSRKKRVNWLDNCDTCRLLNVSARTMQTYRDTGKLPYSQINGKIYYKASDVDAFIQNQVNNNSKK comes from the coding sequence ATGGAAATAGTAACCATTGAAAAGAAAACATTCGAGCTTTGGCAGCAGAAGTTTGAAACCTTTATCCGGCGTATGGATGCGCTCTGTTCCCGTAAGAAACGGGTTAATTGGCTGGATAACTGCGACACCTGCCGTTTGCTGAACGTATCAGCCCGAACGATGCAAACCTACCGTGATACTGGGAAACTGCCTTATTCGCAGATTAACGGAAAGATTTACTATAAGGCTTCGGATGTGGATGCCTTTATACAGAACCAAGTGAATAACAATTCTAAAAAATAA